The nucleotide window GCAGGTAGTGGGGATTGGGTTATGAGAGTTGGACGGATGCGACGCCGGTGGCGTCGGCCCGTCTCGGGGGCAGTCGGGGCTGCGTTGTCGGCGGCCTTGTTCGCTGGCCTTCTAGATGGGAGCCCTGCGCGCGCGGCCGACAGCGGCGGCAGTGCGGAGACGGACGCTGGTGTGTCGTCAACGCCGGCCAGCGATGAAGCCAAGGGCCGCTCGTTCTGGGAGGACGACGGGCTTCCGGCTGAATCGGCGGAACTGCAGGCGTCCCGCAAGGCTGCGCAGAGCGGGCAGCGGGTTGTGGTGCAGGGCCTGACCACGGAGACCAATCAGGTTTTCGCGAATCCGGACGGGACGTTCACTGCGGAGTCCTCTGCGGTCGTGGAGCGTGTCCGCAAGGACGGCGCGTGGACCCCGGTGGATACAACGCTGGTTCAAGGGGCCGACGGCACTCTGACGCCGAGGGCTGCGCACGACGTGGCCCTGTCCGGCGGGGGCAGCGAAGAGCCGCTGGTGAGGTTCGAACGGGACGGCCGCGCCTATGAGGTCTATTCACCGTGGCCGCTGCCGACCCCGGAGCTCGACGGCTCGCACGCCGTGTACAAGCAGGTTCGCCCCGGTGTGGACCTGGTGGTGCAAGTGCTGCCCGACGGATTCACCCAGAATCTGGTCGTGCACACGCCGGAGGCCGCAGCCGCGTTGGGCAGCATCGACTACCCGATCCGTACCGACGGGCTGCACGTTCGCACCAGCGACGGTGTGACGGCGCTGGTCGACGACGGCGGACGGCCCGCTTTCGTGAGCGCGTCACCGTTGATGTGGGACTCCGGCCCTTCCTCCACGGAAGCCGGTCCCACCACCATGATGGGTACGGCCGACTCGGCGGACGAGGCCGACTCATCTGGGGATGTCGACCCGGTCGACGCCGTCACCCCGGACGCACAGTCGCGAACCACGGTGGCGGACGCAACCCTGACCGCTGATCGGCTGACTGTAGTGCCGGACCAGCAGTTCCTCACCGACCCGGCCACCTCCTACCCGGTGGTGATCGATCCGCCGACGGTCTCGGCCAAGCTGACCGGCTGGACGTCACTGTGGTCGAACCTGTCCACTACCTCGTTCTGGGGCACCAGCCACGCGCTGGGTGTTGGCTACGACGCCTACGTGGACAACAAGAAGTCCCGCTCGCTGTTCCAGTTCGACACCCGGACGGTGGTCGGCAAGAAGATCCTCGACGCCGACTTCTCCGCCTACGAAATCTGGTCGGCCAACTGCACCAAGAAGGACATCCAGCTCTGGCGCACGTCCGCCATCAGCTCCTCCCGCACGTGGTCGAGCCCGCCGACATGGCAGGCGCTCGTTGACACCGTGTCCGCCGCCAAGGGCTTTTCCTCCACCTGCCCGGACGGTTCGGTGGAGTTCGACGCCACCGCGGCCGTGGCCTACACGGCCAAGGCCAAAAGCACCACAACCACGCTGGGCCTGCGCGCCGATGAGAGCGACCCGATCGCGTGGAAGCAGTTCATGTCGCCCAAGGACGACCGCATCACAGCCGAACGCCGGCCGAAGCTGTCGATCACGTACGTCAGCGTCCCGAACACCGCGCCGTCCTATGTGAAGATTGCCGACCCGAGCACCTCCTGCTCGGCCTCGAGCTCCGCGCCCTACATCCGGGACACCACCCCGAGATTCACCGCCACCCCGACCTCTGCGGACGGTTCGCAGGCTGTACTGCGTCCGGAGTTCGAGCTGTACACAGGCAGCAGCACGACTCCCACGACCTACCGGCCCACCACATGGACGGCCAGCGGCACCGCCGGAACCTGGCAGCCGACCCTGGCCAACCAGCAGACCTACCACTTCCGTGCCCGTACCCAGTACAAGGTCACTCACGACGGGGCCACGCAGTACCTGTACGGGCCCTGGTCTGCCTCCTGCTATTTCAAGATCGACAGTCTTGGGCCGCCGCAGCCCACGGTGACGTCGGTGAACGGCGTCTACCCGGAGTGCACGGGAGAGACATGCGGCACGACGCAATACGGCAGCGTCGGGATGACCGGCCAATTCAAGATCACGACCACTGCCCCGGACGTGCGCCGCTACATCACCGAACTGAACGGCCTCAGGGTAGAAGACAAGGTCTACAGCGCCAACACGGCTAGCCACACGGTTTCCATCACCCCGGACAAGCACCTGACGAATACCCTGCGGGTCTGGACCTATGACGCAGCCGGTAACCGGGGCACAACCAAGGACTACCTGTTCAACGTGGCCAAACCGACGGGACCAGCTGCGACGTGGCAACTAGACGAAAACACGGGCACTCTCGCCGCCAACGCCCAGGGCACGTCCCATCCGCTCACCTTGAACACCGCCTCGTGGACAGCTAAGGGCCGCAACAATGCCGCCTGGCAGGGCATGGGAAGCAGCTACGCCGCCACGGCCAGCAAAGTCGTGGACACCACCGGCAGCTTTTCCGTCTCCACCTGGGCCAGGCTCTCGAGCACCGACGTGATGAGCACCATCGCGAACCAGAACGGCGTCAATGTCGGGGCCTTCGCTCTGTATTACTCGCCTTCCTCTGGCAAGTGGATCTTCAACCGCTATGACCAGGACGCGTCCTCCGGTGCCGGCATCGTACGGGCGACGTCGACGACGTCGCCGGTGGCTGGTGCCTGGACGCACCTGCTGGCCGTGTACGACCGGCAGAAGCAGGAGATGCGCCTGTACGTCAACGGCCGTCTTGAAGACGCCGTCCCCTACACCGCGCCATGGGCGGCGAACGGCCCCTTCGAGATCGGCCGGATGAAGGGAACGGCCGGCCCGGCCGCGTACTTCAACGGCGACCTGGACCAGGTTCAGGCATACAACCGGGTTGTCTTTCCCGACGAACTGGCCTCGCTGGTAAACCTGACCGACCCTGTAAGCGGAGAGCCCCGGGCGGAACTGCTCGCCCACTGGACGATGGACGACACCTCCGGCACGGCCACGGTTCCCGATGCGACAGGCCGCGGCCACACGCTCACCCTGCACCCCGGCGCGACCTTCACCACGACTGACGACTACGGGCACGGCAACGTCGTCGAACTCGACGAGCCGGCCGCCGGCCGCCTCACCTCCACCGTCCCCGTGGACGAGTCCGGCAGCTTCACCGTCGCCGGATGGGTCAACCTGGAGAAGCAGAGCCGCCTGGAAGACACCACCCGCGCCCATGCGCCTACGGTGTTCGCTCATCCCGGCGCCCAGCGCAACTCCTTCCGCCTGTGGTACGCGCAGTCGATCGGGGAGTCGGTGGGCACGTGGAACTTCGGCACCTACGAAACGGACGTGCTCGGGGGGCCCGGCGCCACTCTCGCTTCCGATGAGGTGAACCCGCCCGGAGGCTGGGTCCATGTCGTCGGCGTCTACGACTCGGCCAACCAGTCCGCCAAGCTCTACATCACCGGCGAGCGGCAGGGCGTCGAGGACGGTGTCCTGGTTGACAAGATCTTCCAGCCCACGGGACCGCTGATGATGGGCTACGGCCGTCGCCACGACAACGGCACGTGGGGGTACGGGCTTCCCGGCCTCCTCGACGACCTGCGCGTCTATGCCGGCGTGCTGTCCGACCAGGACATCGACCAGCTGTCCAAGGTCGACGAGCCGCCCGTCCCCATCGACTGACCAATCCCGACCACCCGCACCCCTTCCACAGCAGTGCGGCGCTGACACCCGCGGTGTGCCGGGCCGACCCGGCCCGGCACACCGCAACATGACGACCGAAGGAACCCACTGTGACAAGGCGCAGCTTCGCGCTGTCCTCATGGTCATGGCAGCGGGCCAGCAGGCGCAGACTGACAGCAGTCGGCCTGCCCGTCACCGCAGCCGTAATCGCCACCCTCCTGGGCGCGGCACCGGCCGAGGACACCAGCCGCAGCCACACCAAACTGCCCGAGCCGAAATACGGCAAGGCAGCTGCTTTCAAGGCCAAGAGCTTCAGAAGCAGCGACCCCGCCTATGCGGCCGCCAACAAGACCCTTAAACAGGCCGCTACCAAGCCCGCCTGGCCCACACCCGGCTCAGCGACCCTGGACCTGCCCTCCGCAGCGGGCCAGAGGACGAAGGCGAACAGCCTGCCGGTGGCACTGGCCGCCGCCGCGGCCCAGCCCACGACCGCAACCAAGTCCACGACCAAGCCGACTGCCAAGGTGGCCCAGGCCCCCGGCCGGGCCAAGGTCGCCGTCCTGGACCGCAAGCTGGCCAAAAAGCTGGGCATCGAGGGCCTGGTGCTGACCGTCCAGCGCGCCGACGGCAAGACCAATGCCTCGAGCCTGTCCCTGAGCGTCGACTACAGCGGCTTCGCCCACGCCTACGGCGGAGCCTGGGCCTCCCGCCTGCGCGCCATCGAGCTCCCCGCGTGCGCGGTGACCACCCCGAACAAGCCGCACTGCCGCACCACCCGGGTCCTGCCGACCAGCAACGACGCCAAGAACGGCACCCTCACCACCCAGGTCACCACCCGCCAGGCCACCCGCGCCACCGCGACGACAACGATGGTGGCCCTCTCCGCAGCCGCATCCTCCGACCAGGGCAGCTACCAGGCCACCCCGCTGTCGGTGTCGTCGACCTGGGCAGGCGGAGGCTCCAACGGCGACTTCACCTGGTCCTACCCCATGGACGCGGTACCCGCCCCGGCCGGAACAGCCCCGACGGTGACGCTGGGCTACTCCGCGCAGAGCATCGACGGCCGCACCTCCTCCACCTCCGCCCAGCCGTCGTGGGTGGGCGAGGGCTTCGACGTGCCGACCTCCTACATCGAACGTTCCTACGGCTCCTGCGACGACGACGGCCAAAACGACAAGGCCGACCTGTGCTGGAAGGAACACAACGCCTCCGTCGTCCTCAACGGGAAGTCCAGCCCACTGATCAAGGACGCCGCGGGCTGGCACCTGAAGAACGATGACGGTGAGAAGGTCACGCTTGCCACCGGCGCGGTCAACGGCGACGACGGCGACACCGGAACCAGCGGTGACCAGGGCGAGTACTGGACCATCACCGCCACCGACGGCACCCAGTACGTCTTCGGCAAGAACCGCCTGCCCGGCTGGTCCGACAACGGCACCGCCGCAGACGACCCGGTCACCAACTCCACCTGGGTCGTCCCCGTCTTCGGCGATGACACCGGCGAACCCGGCTACTCCAGCAGCACCAGCTTCGCCGGCCGCGCAAAGCTCCAGGCCTGGCGCTGGAACCTCGACTATGTCGTCGACCCACACGGCAACGTCACCAGCTACTGGTACACCAAAGAAGGCAACTACTACGCCAAGAACGCATCCACCGGCAACGGCACCTACTACCACCGCGGCGGCTGGCTCAAGCGCATCGACTACGGCCAGCGCTCCGACACCGTCTACAGCAAGCCCGCAGCCGCCCGCGTCCAGTTCGACGTCGCCGAGCGATGCCTCCCCGTCACCGGCGGAGAGACCTGTGGCTCCCTGACCGAGACGAACAAGGCCGCCTGGCCGGACGTGCCGTTCGACCAGATCTGCGCAGCGAGCACCCCCTGCACGGACCGCAACGCGCCGTCGTTCTTCACCCGCAAGCGGCTGACCGACGTCACCACACAGGTCTACGAGGGCACCGGCACCGGCGCGGACACCGACTACCGCGACGTCAACGCCTGGCACATGGAACACTCCTTCCCCGACCCCGGTGACGGCTCCGCGCCGGGCATGTGGCTGAAGAGCATCCAGCACACCGGCAAAGTGGGCACCAGCCCGATCACCTTGCCCGCGGTGACGTTCGAAGGCATCCAGCTGCACAACCGCGTCGACAAGACCGGCGACGACGTCGTGCCCTACATCAAATGGCGCGTCCGCAAGATCAACTCAGAGACTGGCTCAGTCCTGACCGTCAACTACTCCACCCCCGAGTGCATAGCAGACACCAACCTGCCCACCGCGCTCGACAAGAACACCAAGCGCTGCTACCCCGTCAAATGGATCCCGCCGACCAACCCCACCGGCGGAGAAGACCCGCAGCCACGCACCGACTTCTTCCACAAGTACGTCGTCACCCAAGTCACAGAATCCGACCCGACCGGCGGCGCACCCCTGAAGGAGACCAACTACACCTACACCGGCGGCGGCGCCTGGGCCTACGACGACGAGTCACCCATCTCACCAGCAAAGTACCGCACATGGGGCATCTGGCGCGGCTACAACACCGTCACCACCACCGTCGGTGAAGCCTCCGGCACCCGCTCGAAGACCACCGCGCTCTACTACCGCGGCATGCACGGCGACAAGCAGACCAGCGGCACCCGCAGCGAGACGATCACCGACTCCCAGGGCGTGTCCCAGACAGACTCCGAACAGCTCGCCGGCCAGCTTCGCGAGCAAATCACCTACAACGGCACTTCCGGCCAGGAAATCTCCGCCAACGTCATCACCCCCTGGTCGCGTGAGACGTCCAGCGACACCCACTCCTACGGAACCGTCCGCGGACACATCGTCCGCACCGGCACCGAGGTCACCCGCACCCGCCTGAACAGCGGCAGCACGATCACCGCCACGACAACCACCACCTACGACCCGAAGAGCGGCCTGCCGCTCACGGTCGAGAAAGACGCTGGCGGCACCAAAGACTGCACCCGCACCTGGTATGCCACCGACGAAACCAAGTGGATGCTGTCCTACCCCAAACGGGTGGAGAAGGTCTCCACAGCCTGCTCCGCGACCCCCAACCGCACCAACGACCCGAACACCACAGACCTGGTCGCCGACACACGCTCCTCCTACGACAACCAGGCCTACGCAGCGCCCCCCACCAAGGGCGACGTCACCCGCACCGAACGCCTCACCGGCTACAACACCGACGGCACAGGCCGCTACCAGACCATCACCACCGCCGCCTACGACGCACTCGGCCGCCCGACAGACACCTGGAACACCAAGGGCACCCGAACCAAGCACATCGCCTACACCCCCGCCACCGGCGGCCCCATCACCCAGACGGCAACCACTAACGCCGCCGGCCACACAGCCACCGCCGAACACGCCCCCGACTGGGGAGTGGACCTCGCACGAACAGACGCCAACGGCAACCGCACCGAACTCGCCTACGACGCCCTCGGCCGCCTCACCGACGTGTGGCTCGCCGACCGCGACCGCTCGGCCGGGCAGACACCCACGCACAAGTACGAGTACAAAGTGCAGTCCACGGCCGCCTCATGGGTGGCGACCAAGTCCCTCAACAACGACGGCACCACCTACCTCACCCAGTACGCCATCTACGACGCATTGCTACGCCCCCGCCAGGTCCAGGTCCCGGCTGCCACCGGCACCGGCCGGGTGATCTCCGAAACCAAGTACGACACCCGCGGCCTGGCAGTCGAAACCGCCGCACAGTACATCGACACCAAAGCCCCCAGCGGCGCCCTCGCGACGCTGCTCACTGCTGCCCCGGCGGGCACCGCAACCGTCTTCGACGGCGCGGGCCGCCCCACAGTGCAGAAGACACTGGTCAACGGCCAGGAGCACTCACGCACAACCACCTCTTACGACGGCAACGCCACCACCGTCCTCCCGCCCGACGGCGCTCCCGCCGTCCGCGAGGAATACGACGCCCGCGGCCGCCTGGCAGAAAAGCGCGAATACAACGACAACACCGTCACCGCCGACTACGCCGGATTCACCTACACCTACGACCACGCCGACCGCCTGAAGACAGTCAAGGACAGCGACAGCAACACTTGGTCATACGGCTACGACTTCCTCGGCCGGCAGACCAACGCCACGGATCCAGACTCCGGCAGCTCCACTACCGACTACAACGATCTCGACCAGGTCGTCGCCGCGACCGACGCCCGCAACAAGACGATCGGCTACACCTACGACAACCTCGGACGGCAGACCGCCCGCGTCGACGGCCCCGTGCCCCTCGTCAGCGGAGTCCCCACCCCCAACGACTCCAAAATCCTGGCCCGCTGGTCCTACGACACCATCGCCAAGGGCCAGCTCACCTCCAGCATCCGCTACGTCGGAGGCAAGACCGGCGACGTCTACGCCATCACCAACGCCGACTACGACAAGCTCTACCGAGTGCTGAAAGAGCAATACACCATCAGCACCAAAGAAGGAGCCCTCGCCGGAACCGGCTACTACACCATCCACAACGCCTACAACCTCGACGGCACGCTCCAAAAACGCACCATCCCCGCCATGGGCGGACTCGCCGCCGAAACCCTCACCTACGGCTACACCCCCACCCGGCTTCCCGACACCCTGCAGGGCCTGACCGGCATCGTCCAGAACACCGACTACCTCCCAGCCGGCGAGCACATCCGCACCACCCTGGGCGTCTCCTCCGCCGCCGACTGGACCGAAATCAACTACGCCTATGAAGACGGCACGCAAGGCCTGGCCCGCCAGACCGTCGTCTCCGAAACCCACACCGGCACCGACGCCGACATCTACTACCGCTACGACAAAGCCGGCAATCCCACCGAGACCGACGACCGCTCCACCAACCCCGGCGACAAGCAGTGCTTCACATACGACGGCCACCGCCGCCTGAAGACCGCCTGGACCGCCACCACCGACTGCGCCAACGCTCCGACCACCAGCACGGTCGGTGGCCGTGCACCGTACTGGCAAAGCTTCACTTACGACTCCGTCGGCAACCGCAAGACCGTCACCGACCACCTCGCCAACGGCGGACCGGCCACCACCACCTACACCTACAAGACCACCGACCAGACCCGCCCCCACGCCCTGGCCAACACGATCACCAACCTGGCCTCCGGCACCCAGACCATGAACAGCTACACCTACTGGGAAAACGGAGCTACCAAAACCCGCAACCTCAACGGCACCACCCAGACCCTCGACTGGGACGTCGAAGGCGAACTGGAAAAGGTCACCGAAGCCAGCGGCACCACCACCACCTTCCTCAACGACGGCGACGGCAGTCGGCTCATCCGCCGCGACACCACCGGCACCACCCTCTACCTGGCTGAGACCGAACTCCGCCTCGACAACGCCAGCGGCAACGTCACCGCCACCCGCTACTACACCCACGCGGGCAAAGCCGTCGCGATGCGCACCCCTGGCGTCCTGACCTGGCAGTCCACCGACCACCACGGCACCGCCAGCCTTCAGATCGACGCTGCCACCCAGGCCCTCACCCGCCGCCCCACCAAACCATTCGGCGAAGACCGAGGAGGTGAAAAGCCGACCACCTGGCGCGGCGAGAAGGGATTCGTCGGAGGCACCGAAGACCCAACAGGGCTCACACACATCGGCTCCCGCGAATACGACTCAACCACCGGACGGTTCATCAGCGTCGACCCTATCGGCGACCTGAAAGACCCCCAACAAATCAACGGTTACGCCTACAGCAACAACAACCCCGTCACCTTCTCCGACCCGACCGGCAACCTTTGGGGATGGCCCGATAGCATGCCAAGTGGCCCCCCTTCTTTCATCAGCGAGAACCCCAGCGGAGGAAGTGGCAACTCGTCCGGAGGTACCTCGTCCGGAGGCACCTCGGCCGGCGGGGCGTCAAGCGCGGGCAGCGCAAACTACAGCCAGGGCGGCGGTGGTGGCTCGTCGTGCCACCGATTTCAGAGTGGTTACGTCTTCTCTGTTCCGTGCCAAAGTGGAGAGCCATCAAAACCTCAGAAGCGCGGAGACTGGAAAGATGCGCTAGCAGGAATCGGCCACTGGATAACAGAGTCCGCTGAAGCAATGTCGAGTGCCAGTTGGTGGTGCTGGATCGAAGACTGCAGTGGCGCGACGGACGCATACGAAAAATTCGTCGATAGTAAGGGTATCGACACTGACTCCTCGCTTTATAACGACACACAAGACAGGCTCGAGGCTTACAGCATGGTGGGCGGGAGCCTAGCGGCGGTGAGCGCTAAGCTCCTCAAGACTGGTTTCAAGAAAAGTGACGTTCCAAGAATCGACTGCCAATGCTTCCTTGCTGGGACAGCTGTCCTCATGGCGGACGGCTCGACGAAAAGCATCGAAGACATCGTCCTGGGCGATGAAGTTCTGGCCACCGATCCCGAGACCGGGGAACAAGGCCCGCGCAAGGTAACCAGCCTCATCGTCACTAAGGACGACAAGCATTTCAACGAACTCTCGATAGCCACAGACAGCGGGATCGAGAAGCTCACAGCGACCTATGAGCACCCGTTCTGGTCGCCCTCAGAACTGGACTGGGTGCTGGCTGGCGACCTGCGTCCCGGGATGACCTTGCGGACCGCTGGCGGTCTCACGGTCATCGTAACGGCCAACAGGGCGTATACCGAGACGTTCAGCATCACGTATAACATCACTGTCGACGACCTGCACACGTACTATGTGCGGGCGGGGGCTACGCCGGTCCTCGTTCACAATTGCGGTGGCGCGAATGGTGGGAAGTATGGTGATCTGCAACCTGCTGGGGCGGGAAATGAAATAAATCACATCCCCGCCAATTCATCCAGCCCTCTCAGTAAGTACAGTGGGCCGTCGATTCGGATGGAATATGCCGATCACCGTGCGGTCTACAGTACAGGGTCATCCCTCGCCTCGCAGGCTTGGCGTATGAGGCAGAGAGAATTGATAGACGCTGGTGACTTCCGAGGCGCCATGCAGATGGATGTAGGCGACATTCGCGCGCGTTTCGGTAACAAATATGATGAGGCGATCACGGAAATGTGGTTGAGTCTCAGTCAAAATAAGGCCCTTCGGGAATGGGCCC belongs to Streptomyces glaucescens and includes:
- a CDS encoding LamG-like jellyroll fold domain-containing protein; this translates as MSSTPASDEAKGRSFWEDDGLPAESAELQASRKAAQSGQRVVVQGLTTETNQVFANPDGTFTAESSAVVERVRKDGAWTPVDTTLVQGADGTLTPRAAHDVALSGGGSEEPLVRFERDGRAYEVYSPWPLPTPELDGSHAVYKQVRPGVDLVVQVLPDGFTQNLVVHTPEAAAALGSIDYPIRTDGLHVRTSDGVTALVDDGGRPAFVSASPLMWDSGPSSTEAGPTTMMGTADSADEADSSGDVDPVDAVTPDAQSRTTVADATLTADRLTVVPDQQFLTDPATSYPVVIDPPTVSAKLTGWTSLWSNLSTTSFWGTSHALGVGYDAYVDNKKSRSLFQFDTRTVVGKKILDADFSAYEIWSANCTKKDIQLWRTSAISSSRTWSSPPTWQALVDTVSAAKGFSSTCPDGSVEFDATAAVAYTAKAKSTTTTLGLRADESDPIAWKQFMSPKDDRITAERRPKLSITYVSVPNTAPSYVKIADPSTSCSASSSAPYIRDTTPRFTATPTSADGSQAVLRPEFELYTGSSTTPTTYRPTTWTASGTAGTWQPTLANQQTYHFRARTQYKVTHDGATQYLYGPWSASCYFKIDSLGPPQPTVTSVNGVYPECTGETCGTTQYGSVGMTGQFKITTTAPDVRRYITELNGLRVEDKVYSANTASHTVSITPDKHLTNTLRVWTYDAAGNRGTTKDYLFNVAKPTGPAATWQLDENTGTLAANAQGTSHPLTLNTASWTAKGRNNAAWQGMGSSYAATASKVVDTTGSFSVSTWARLSSTDVMSTIANQNGVNVGAFALYYSPSSGKWIFNRYDQDASSGAGIVRATSTTSPVAGAWTHLLAVYDRQKQEMRLYVNGRLEDAVPYTAPWAANGPFEIGRMKGTAGPAAYFNGDLDQVQAYNRVVFPDELASLVNLTDPVSGEPRAELLAHWTMDDTSGTATVPDATGRGHTLTLHPGATFTTTDDYGHGNVVELDEPAAGRLTSTVPVDESGSFTVAGWVNLEKQSRLEDTTRAHAPTVFAHPGAQRNSFRLWYAQSIGESVGTWNFGTYETDVLGGPGATLASDEVNPPGGWVHVVGVYDSANQSAKLYITGERQGVEDGVLVDKIFQPTGPLMMGYGRRHDNGTWGYGLPGLLDDLRVYAGVLSDQDIDQLSKVDEPPVPID
- a CDS encoding polymorphic toxin-type HINT domain-containing protein; translated protein: MTRRSFALSSWSWQRASRRRLTAVGLPVTAAVIATLLGAAPAEDTSRSHTKLPEPKYGKAAAFKAKSFRSSDPAYAAANKTLKQAATKPAWPTPGSATLDLPSAAGQRTKANSLPVALAAAAAQPTTATKSTTKPTAKVAQAPGRAKVAVLDRKLAKKLGIEGLVLTVQRADGKTNASSLSLSVDYSGFAHAYGGAWASRLRAIELPACAVTTPNKPHCRTTRVLPTSNDAKNGTLTTQVTTRQATRATATTTMVALSAAASSDQGSYQATPLSVSSTWAGGGSNGDFTWSYPMDAVPAPAGTAPTVTLGYSAQSIDGRTSSTSAQPSWVGEGFDVPTSYIERSYGSCDDDGQNDKADLCWKEHNASVVLNGKSSPLIKDAAGWHLKNDDGEKVTLATGAVNGDDGDTGTSGDQGEYWTITATDGTQYVFGKNRLPGWSDNGTAADDPVTNSTWVVPVFGDDTGEPGYSSSTSFAGRAKLQAWRWNLDYVVDPHGNVTSYWYTKEGNYYAKNASTGNGTYYHRGGWLKRIDYGQRSDTVYSKPAAARVQFDVAERCLPVTGGETCGSLTETNKAAWPDVPFDQICAASTPCTDRNAPSFFTRKRLTDVTTQVYEGTGTGADTDYRDVNAWHMEHSFPDPGDGSAPGMWLKSIQHTGKVGTSPITLPAVTFEGIQLHNRVDKTGDDVVPYIKWRVRKINSETGSVLTVNYSTPECIADTNLPTALDKNTKRCYPVKWIPPTNPTGGEDPQPRTDFFHKYVVTQVTESDPTGGAPLKETNYTYTGGGAWAYDDESPISPAKYRTWGIWRGYNTVTTTVGEASGTRSKTTALYYRGMHGDKQTSGTRSETITDSQGVSQTDSEQLAGQLREQITYNGTSGQEISANVITPWSRETSSDTHSYGTVRGHIVRTGTEVTRTRLNSGSTITATTTTTYDPKSGLPLTVEKDAGGTKDCTRTWYATDETKWMLSYPKRVEKVSTACSATPNRTNDPNTTDLVADTRSSYDNQAYAAPPTKGDVTRTERLTGYNTDGTGRYQTITTAAYDALGRPTDTWNTKGTRTKHIAYTPATGGPITQTATTNAAGHTATAEHAPDWGVDLARTDANGNRTELAYDALGRLTDVWLADRDRSAGQTPTHKYEYKVQSTAASWVATKSLNNDGTTYLTQYAIYDALLRPRQVQVPAATGTGRVISETKYDTRGLAVETAAQYIDTKAPSGALATLLTAAPAGTATVFDGAGRPTVQKTLVNGQEHSRTTTSYDGNATTVLPPDGAPAVREEYDARGRLAEKREYNDNTVTADYAGFTYTYDHADRLKTVKDSDSNTWSYGYDFLGRQTNATDPDSGSSTTDYNDLDQVVAATDARNKTIGYTYDNLGRQTARVDGPVPLVSGVPTPNDSKILARWSYDTIAKGQLTSSIRYVGGKTGDVYAITNADYDKLYRVLKEQYTISTKEGALAGTGYYTIHNAYNLDGTLQKRTIPAMGGLAAETLTYGYTPTRLPDTLQGLTGIVQNTDYLPAGEHIRTTLGVSSAADWTEINYAYEDGTQGLARQTVVSETHTGTDADIYYRYDKAGNPTETDDRSTNPGDKQCFTYDGHRRLKTAWTATTDCANAPTTSTVGGRAPYWQSFTYDSVGNRKTVTDHLANGGPATTTYTYKTTDQTRPHALANTITNLASGTQTMNSYTYWENGATKTRNLNGTTQTLDWDVEGELEKVTEASGTTTTFLNDGDGSRLIRRDTTGTTLYLAETELRLDNASGNVTATRYYTHAGKAVAMRTPGVLTWQSTDHHGTASLQIDAATQALTRRPTKPFGEDRGGEKPTTWRGEKGFVGGTEDPTGLTHIGSREYDSTTGRFISVDPIGDLKDPQQINGYAYSNNNPVTFSDPTGNLWGWPDSMPSGPPSFISENPSGGSGNSSGGTSSGGTSAGGASSAGSANYSQGGGGGSSCHRFQSGYVFSVPCQSGEPSKPQKRGDWKDALAGIGHWITESAEAMSSASWWCWIEDCSGATDAYEKFVDSKGIDTDSSLYNDTQDRLEAYSMVGGSLAAVSAKLLKTGFKKSDVPRIDCQCFLAGTAVLMADGSTKSIEDIVLGDEVLATDPETGEQGPRKVTSLIVTKDDKHFNELSIATDSGIEKLTATYEHPFWSPSELDWVLAGDLRPGMTLRTAGGLTVIVTANRAYTETFSITYNITVDDLHTYYVRAGATPVLVHNCGGANGGKYGDLQPAGAGNEINHIPANSSSPLSKYSGPSIRMEYADHRAVYSTGSSLASQAWRMRQRELIDAGDFRGAMQMDVGDIRARFGNKYDEAITEMWLSLSQNKALREWARNQQNP